CTTCTTCCCTTTTTCGCTAGCAAAATGGAGGAGACCTACGAAAAGATCAAAGATCACTCCTCCTCACTCACATTCGACGCTTCGGTCGACTGTTCACTCCAACTCAAAAGCCTCATTCTTAGCCTGTTGACCTCGGCCGAGCGCCGTTTAGGTCGAACGTCATCAGAACAAGTTCAGCAGCACCCTCTCTACCGCGCAGCCAACGTCGACTGGTCCAAACAGTGGCCATTGCAGCCCCCCTTTACTCCGAACGCCGACGTCGCCAACCTATCGTGTTCAGGTGCGCTAACTAGTGACAATGACGGCCAGCAAGCTCCTCCCGTCAACCCCATCGCTGCGCGTTTGCACGATCATTCTTTGTCCGTCGTCTCCAGCCTGCCGTCCTTCTCTGCGCTGTATGCCGGCAACCCGGACGACTTTCCCGCATTTACCGACTCTCGAGAGCTCGAATTCGAATCTATGCGTCAGCCGCAGGATTGGTGCGAGGGTGACACAGTATCAGTGGACGACATTGGCAGTAGCGCGCCCAAGAACGGCAGTGCTATGGTGCCACGGTCAGCGTCAACAACCGATGCAACTGCCACCGGTATGCCGCGATCTTCGTCTTCTCCCGCAGTTGCGCTCAGTTCGACCTCTCGATGCACCACTCTACGTGACCAAAGCTCCTACATGGTTGGAGCCAACTCGCCACCCGTGGCTCGCTCAGCACCGCGTTGGTCGGACTGCGATGTTTCTTTCGTTGGATTCAGCTATCTTCCGCGACGCGATGCCTTCTCCTCTGCAGCCACTGACGAAACACCCACCGCTGGAGAAATCTCGACGGCCGCTAGCCTCGACGATCTAGCCAACGCATCAGGCGCTTCTCCAAGCGACTGGCCTGCAAGCACCCCTGTCGCTTCCACACCCTTTCACAGGGCCGATGGACAAGGCTCTCAGTCGCTCACCATGCTCCCCACTCCGCCTTCTTTCGCACCAAGTCCTGCCGTCCCCGTCAGCGCTGCTCCAGATTCGCAAGCCCTTGGCACAGGCCAGTGTACCATCGCCAACCCTAGTCGGCTCTCAGCAGTGCCTTTCTCGCAACCTCAGGGCTTTGTCACGCCTGCTCGCAAGCCCTCGTACATGGCCACGCACGAGCGTTTCCGTCAGCtgcaagggcaagaagcgcCAGTCCTCGAACATGCTTCGGCTAACTACACTCCTGCTGTTCCGCCCTCGCCGTACCCTTTCCCAGTGGCCTCTGTCGTTCGCACATCCAAGTTCACCGGTGGCAGCAAGCCGGCGCTGCATCACCGCGAcctcgatcgagcaagGTCCGCAACACCGGGAGCAGGAAGCGTCGGATCCGATAGTCGTCAATCCGGAGGAAGTAACGCGGTTCGAGAAATGTCCGAACGCGAAGCCTGGGACGAGATGATGGCTGCCGTCCAAAAGAGCGTCCGCAAAAAGCAGCCCGTAGCACGCGTGCCAGCAACGCCGCTGGCCACGTCGTCTACACGTCCAGCCGGCTTGCACCGCTCGTCTACCGATCCGCAGCTATCGGCTTGCAAGCCAATTGCAACGCAGCCTCCACGGCAACAGCAACTACACGCTCAAATACAGGCTTCCGAGCACCagctcgcctcgatccGTAGAGCATTGCAACCTGTTGATGCGCCATGTCAGACCGCCGAGCCATTCGAGCCAGCAGGCGAGGTTCGAGGAGAGAAAGCAAGTGCGACGACACGTGCAGCAGGTGCGCTGCGCCAACACAGGTCCAGAGTCAATCTGGTCGCTCCACGTGCCACGTTCAAGGTGACCGCTCCCGAGTCTCCGCAAAGCTCGCCGCCTCCGCGTTTTTGGCAAGATTCACCCCGGCAGAGTCAATTTGCGCTCGACATTGACATGTATGACTCGGACGCTTCGGACGACTCGACCACGGCTAGGCGCCATCTGCAGCACAAGAAGAGTGCTCGACAACTCCTGATCCGCGCTCAGGAGCGCGGTACGCCCACTAAACCGCAGCGTGCTCAGAGCCCGCCACTGACCGATGCGTTTGCATCAGCGCCGTCGGTGGCCGCCGTGCTGGAGGCGGCAGGCGCTCGTAGCTCGCCGCCCATCTTGCTGGGCGACCAGTCGGTTCGCTCGGCCCACTCGTCTCGCGACGTGTCATACGAGCACGCCATCGATTTTGCATCTGCGTCTACATCTgcgtctgcatctgcatctaCGTCTGCGTCTGGTCGCATGAGGACCGGCTCGTTGCTCGTCTCGGGCAAAGTATCGCCCGAGACGAGCAACGACGGTctgtcgtcgagcttgggtAGGGCTGCGGTCACTTTTGCACCCATGGCGTATGTGCCTGTGCTGGGAGCGATACCGCCGTTGCGTGATGGAACAGGCAGCTCGGAGAGCCaggtggatgcgctcggATGCTCGCGCGAGACAAGTCGCTCCACCAAGACGATCCGGCGCAAAGACAGCGGTGAGATGCTGTCGCAATATCGCAATGCAAAAGCTATGGGTAGGGCGACGAGCATGCTTGTGCTCAACGAGCGCGCTAAAGCGGATGCAGAGGCGGTCCAAACTTGGCGGCCGGGAACGACGATTACGTCGTCACCTAGGAGgggcgatgacgaggaggatgatTTCATTTTGGGCCACGTCGAGAGCCGCATGCACATCATGACTCCTGGCGGTAGCCTACCTGGACGTACCATGCGCCGCTTTTCGAGTGTGCTCTCGCTCAAGGAGCGAGAAAAAGTCAATATCGAGCGTCCCGCCAGCCAGGACGGCACAGCGAAACCAGCGCGTGGCTTTGTCCGCCTACGCAGCCGCATCACATCTCGGACGCTTTCCGAAGAGCcgagcgacgagccagcTGCCGATGCTCTCTGTGCAACCCGCAATACAGCGATGCAACACCACAAATCATCGGCTTCCAACAGATTCGCTCGCAAAATGTCAGAATCCCGCTCGTTCGCCCTCGGCACCGCAGCCAGCGCAGCCAGCGCAGCCAGCGCAGCGTCCTCACACTCGCCCGTCAATCCAGACCTCAGCCTAATGTCCGGCCTGAACCACCGCCACACCGCCCTCCAGGGCTCGTTGCTCGGCCTCGAACACCGCCTGGCCCGCCTCAAGGCCCGCCTCCAAGACggacaatcgtgaatgcaccAGCTACGATATGTATGCATATCACACACTTTGTTCACACTCGCTCGTGATTGAATTTCATttttgattcacgatgcaTTCACGTGCAATCACGCATCAcacatcacgcatcacgaaGCACTCGTGAATACACTGGAGGAGGTCAGTCccaagtcatgagtcgtaCAACACATTGATGAGCACTGCCTGCGAAGTGAGGTGGGCGGTACACCTGGGTTCCAGGAGAATTGTCTGGGTttggtcgacgaggatcgcGGGTCCATGCACACGTGTTCCCTTGCGCAGGGCGTCCAACATGATGACCGGAGTGTCCAAGCGGCGCTGGTCAAAAAACACCTTCCGCACTGCCAACTTGGGGAGCTCGTCTGcgcgctcttgctcttgcccttgctcttgctcttgctcttgttgctcttgcgTCTCTGTGGTTTCGCTTGCAAACAGTTCGCGGTACTCGTCGAGCACTGTACGGCCTAACGAGTCGAAGCTCTTTCCGATCCCGCGCACTCTGATGTCGTCGACAATGATGTTtttgtcgtcgagcaccagTCCAAACTCGTGTCTGTACTTGTCGACAAACACGCGTTCAAAGTGCCACCCTCCATCCGCGGGCTGCAGAGTCATGAGCGCCGTATCCGTGCCCTCGTACCTCAAGTTGAGCAGTGTCTGTAGTTCGATTCGGTCGTGTGTAAATCCTTGTGCCTGCAGTTCGCGTCGCACTTTGCActtgagctcctcgacgcgtttcgagatgcgctgctgcgccgcAGACGACGCACCTTGCCATGTTTCCGAACACGGTTCTTGGTGTTCAAACACCCGATCGGCAAGTGCCATCCCATACGCACTCAGGATCGAAGAATACTTGTGGATGATCACCGTCCGGATGCCCAAcgaacgagcgagcgagcatgCGTGCTGTCCACCCGCTCCTCCAAAACTAGCAAGGATGTGCTTGGACGCCGAATAGCCTCGCGCTTCCGTGAGCGCACGGATCGGTCGGCACATGATCTCGTTTGCCACGCGAATAAAGCCCTgcgccacctcgtccacaGATAGCTTTCGACCATCCGCACTATTGGCGTTGATCTCATCGGTAAGCTCCTGGAATGCTTTCAGAGATGCTTCTGCGTCCAGACCTTGATTCTCGTCCGGTCCAAAGATCTTGGGAAACATCTCGACCGCCAAACGACCCGTCACCAAATTCGCGTCGGTGATGGCAAGCGGTCCACCTTTGCGATAGCAAGTTGGACCCGGATGTGCAGACGCCGATTCCGGTCCCACCGTGAACAGTCCATTGCGGAAGAAGAGTCGACTGCTACCACCGCTCGCCACCGTGTTGACATCCAGCTGTGCGCTTTGAATCGTGATACCGTCCAAGGTGGTTTCGAACACCTGTTCATACTGCCCGTCGTAGCGCGAGACGTCGGTCGAAGTGCCTCCCATATCGAATCCAATGATCGGCCTCTTGTCTTGTTGATCGTAGCTCGTCAGTGCCATGCCCACAACGCCGCCGGCTGGACCAGAGATGATGGATTTCAGTCCGGAAAAGTGATCGACCGAAGTAAGCCCACCGTCGGACATCATAAACTCCACCTTTGTTCCTGCCTGACCGGAACGCAACGAGTCTTCAAAGCCCGAAAAGAAGCCATCGATGTAAGATTGCAGCACAGGTGTCAGGTACGCGTCCGCAGTGGACGACGTGGCACGCGGGACCATCTTGATCATGGGCATCAACTGGCTCGAACAGCTGACGGTTTGAAAGCCAACATCAAGCGCGATCTTTTTGATGATTTGCTCGTGGCGAGGATATGTGTAGCTGTGCATGAGTACGACAGCGAGTGATCTGTATCCGTGTTCGTGGTAGAGCGCATGGAGTTGTCtcttgagcagctcctcgtcaGGCTTTTTCAGGATGGCGACTGCTTCGCCTGATATTCCACGGACAATCTCTGGTGGACCGGTGGGCTTTCCTTGTGCATCGTATGCATTGGGTGGCTGGTCGGTGCCCTTGTACGCGCTCTTGATTCTGCTAATGTAGACATCATTTGGGCTCGACTCGAGATCGAATTGTACCGCATTCTCGCGGGCGCTTGGATCCGAAGTATACCCCACCAAAGTGACACGCTCATCCACCTCCAACACGCCTGAATAAAGCACTTCGGGCTTCTTAATGGCCAAATCAAAGATGCTGGGTCTACTCTGATTCCCGATCTGGATCAGATCCTTGAACCCTttggtgatgacgagcgcgTGTCTCTCGCCTTTGCGCTCCAACAGCGCGTTGGTGGCCACCGTAGTCGAGAGACGGATGTATTCGATGTTGGACGTGTCAATCTTGTGACCTCGTGGCAGCTGCATGTTGTATGCCTGTTCGAGGATGCGACGAACGCCTTCGGTCGGAGCATCTTTGTAGTTGGCAGGGTCGTGCGAGAGAAGCTTGATGACAATGTCAGTAGGTTGGTCGCCCGGCGTTTTCGGAGGGATGCGACCGAGGCAGTCGGTAAACGTACCACCTCGGTCGATGGCGATCTGAATGCGATTCGATGACGGCATGGTAGCGTGGTCACTGCGCCGAGAATGCAACGATGGAAGGATGCAAGATGGCCTCCACCGGAGCTGTGAATCGTAGTCAagcattcgcgatttcACGTTTGATCACCGTCACGTGTGcgttgtgagtcgtgagtcacgagtaaccGTGAATGGCCCGTCCAATTAGCCGATCTGGCTTCTCACGTCTCACGTCTCATGTCTGC
This Mycosarcoma maydis chromosome 11, whole genome shotgun sequence DNA region includes the following protein-coding sequences:
- a CDS encoding uncharacterized protein (related to Serine/threonine-protein kinase CBK1), translated to MTAASPSWQDRYDTIRAVLQSRKVRAALRDFHISHSSVATKPPAIAHDAETSKCDDLSDPSSLAKLLDISLVVAWSADRLSPSRDPNPFRAAASPSLQLLRHASLQVQDFKTVKVLQKSAGSLVEVVKNRLDGRVYVLKSLVKGFARRNAAIQTPINETRLLQRLPHSSNTTTDSSSLQLLTPQLLAAFQTQNSVHVLMEYVASGDFSQLLMAASSCGAEYPGRAATGLLNEDWILRYSVDMVQAIAWVHAQGFAHRDIKPGNFLLDQSGHLKLCDFSSAAPFSNFAVQSGSERIQPATSKSSSSTERKVWAFYCSQPTGTCDYLSPEVLEAEEKRMLEQQQLSDMSSLDDMLGLERPSYLPDSIHANTSPQCIAGMYGPQVDWWSFGVMLYEMRFGLLPFFASKMEETYEKIKDHSSSLTFDASVDCSLQLKSLILSLLTSAERRLGRTSSEQVQQHPLYRAANVDWSKQWPLQPPFTPNADVANLSCSGALTSDNDGQQAPPVNPIAARLHDHSLSVVSSLPSFSALYAGNPDDFPAFTDSRELEFESMRQPQDWCEGDTVSVDDIGSSAPKNGSAMVPRSASTTDATATGMPRSSSSPAVALSSTSRCTTLRDQSSYMVGANSPPVARSAPRWSDCDVSFVGFSYLPRRDAFSSAATDETPTAGEISTAASLDDLANASGASPSDWPASTPVASTPFHRADGQGSQSLTMLPTPPSFAPSPAVPVSAAPDSQALGTGQCTIANPSRLSAVPFSQPQGFVTPARKPSYMATHERFRQLQGQEAPVLEHASANYTPAVPPSPYPFPVASVVRTSKFTGGSKPALHHRDLDRARSATPGAGSVGSDSRQSGGSNAVREMSEREAWDEMMAAVQKSVRKKQPVARVPATPLATSSTRPAGLHRSSTDPQLSACKPIATQPPRQQQLHAQIQASEHQLASIRRALQPVDAPCQTAEPFEPAGEVRGEKASATTRAAGALRQHRSRVNLVAPRATFKVTAPESPQSSPPPRFWQDSPRQSQFALDIDMYDSDASDDSTTARRHLQHKKSARQLLIRAQERGTPTKPQRAQSPPLTDAFASAPSVAAVLEAAGARSSPPILLGDQSVRSAHSSRDVSYEHAIDFASASTSASASASTSASGRMRTGSLLVSGKVSPETSNDGLSSSLGRAAVTFAPMAYVPVLGAIPPLRDGTGSSESQVDALGCSRETSRSTKTIRRKDSGEMLSQYRNAKAMGRATSMLVLNERAKADAEAVQTWRPGTTITSSPRRGDDEEDDFILGHVESRMHIMTPGGSLPGRTMRRFSSVLSLKEREKVNIERPASQDGTAKPARGFVRLRSRITSRTLSEEPSDEPAADALCATRNTAMQHHKSSASNRFARKMSESRSFALGTAASAASAASAASSHSPVNPDLSLMSGLNHRHTALQGSLLGLEHRLARLKARLQDGQS
- a CDS encoding uncharacterized protein (related to 5-oxoprolinase); amino-acid sequence: MPSSNRIQIAIDRGGTFTDCLGRIPPKTPGDQPTDIVIKLLSHDPANYKDAPTEGVRRILEQAYNMQLPRGHKIDTSNIEYIRLSTTVATNALLERKGERHALVITKGFKDLIQIGNQSRPSIFDLAIKKPEVLYSGVLEVDERVTLVGYTSDPSARENAVQFDLESSPNDVYISRIKSAYKGTDQPPNAYDAQGKPTGPPEIVRGISGEAVAILKKPDEELLKRQLHALYHEHGYRSLAVVLMHSYTYPRHEQIIKKIALDVGFQTVSCSSQLMPMIKMVPRATSSTADAYLTPVLQSYIDGFFSGFEDSLRSGQAGTKVEFMMSDGGLTSVDHFSGLKSIISGPAGGVVGMALTSYDQQDKRPIIGFDMGGTSTDVSRYDGQYEQVFETTLDGITIQSAQLDVNTVASGGSSRLFFRNGLFTVGPESASAHPGPTCYRKGGPLAITDANLVTGRLAVEMFPKIFGPDENQGLDAEASLKAFQELTDEINANSADGRKLSVDEVAQGFIRVANEIMCRPIRALTEARGYSASKHILASFGGAGGQHACSLARSLGIRTVIIHKYSSILSAYGMALADRVFEHQEPCSETWQGASSAAQQRISKRVEELKCKVRRELQAQGFTHDRIELQTLLNLRYEGTDTALMTLQPADGGWHFERVFVDKYRHEFGLVLDDKNIIVDDIRVRGIGKSFDSLGRTVLDEYRELFASETTETQEQQEQEQEQGQEQERADELPKLAVRKVFFDQRRLDTPVIMLDALRKGTRVHGPAILVDQTQTILLEPRCTAHLTSQAVLINVLYDS